The Gallus gallus isolate bGalGal1 chromosome 3, bGalGal1.mat.broiler.GRCg7b, whole genome shotgun sequence genome window below encodes:
- the ENTPD6 gene encoding ectonucleoside triphosphate diphosphohydrolase 6 isoform X1 yields the protein MEAMKISKRFFAFGILACIAFYVAYIKWHLDSKPLVGATEGIAESTGDKLSRQALAADPSVFYGIMFDAGSTGTRIHIFKFTQQPKETPRLTHETFKALKPGLSAYADDVEKSGQGIRELLEVAKKEVPMELWKFTPLVLKATAGLRLLPGEKAQKLLDKVKEIFQASPFFVRDNCVSIMNGTDEGISAWITINFLTGSLDDTQKRSVGMLDLGGGSTQITFLPRTEATLQTSPAGHTTSFQMFNSTYKLYSYSYLGLGLMSARLAILGGVEGKPLGEGEELISPCLPPGFKSEWQHAEIVYKIKGQKAGEPLYESCSNKVAKMLYKKVHKAEEVKDLDFYAFSYYYDCAAEVGLIDKEKGGSLTVNDFEVAAKYVCKTMEISPGSSPFLCMDLTYITFLLQELGFPKTQVFKLARKINNVETSWALGATFHYIDSLNRLQY from the exons ATGGAAGCCATGAAGATATCAAAGCGGTTCTTTGCGTTTGGGATTTTGGCGTGCATAGCGTTTTATGTCGCATACATAAAGTGGCACTTGGATTCCAAACCGCTTGTGGGAGCGACAGAAGGAATTGCTGAAAGCACTGGAGACAAACTGAGCCGTCAGGCGCTGGCCGCAGATCCCTCGGTGTTTTATGGCATCATGTTTGATGCGGGAAGCACAGGAACTCGCAtccatatttttaaattcacacAGCAGCCAAAAG AGACTCCCAGGTTAACCCATGAGACGTTTAAGGCGCTGAAGCCAGGTCTGTCTGCATACGCTGATGATGTCGAAaag AGTGGACAAGGAATAAGAGAGCTCCTGGAGGTGGCGAAGAAGGAAGTTCCTATGGAACTGTGGAAGTTTACTCCTCTGGTCCTGAAAGCTACAGCTGGCCTGCGATTGCTGCCAGGAGAAAAGGCTCAGAAATTGCTGGATAAG GTGAAGGAGATTTTTCAGGCTTCCCCCTTCTTCGTGAGGGACAACTGTGTGTCGATAATGAATGGAACTGATGAAG GTATTTCAGCCTGGATCACAATAAACTTTTTAACAG GTAGCTTAGATGATACGCAGAAGAGAAGTGTAGGAATGCTGGATTTGGGTGGTGGATCCACGCAGATCACCTTCCTCCCACGCACTGAG GCAACTCTCCAGACATCACCAGCTGGCCATACAACTTCATTTCAGATGTTCAACAGCACATACAAGCTGTATTCCTACAG tTACCTGGGACTTGGGCTGATGTCAGCAAGGCTCGCCATTTTAGGAGGAGTTGAAGGAAAACCCT TAGGAGAAGGTGAGGAACTGATCAGCCCTTGTTTACCACCTGGCTTCAAATCTGAGTGGCAGCATGCTGAGATAGTGTACAAAATTAAAGGACAGAAGGCAG GTGAGCCTCTGTATGAGTCTTGTTCTAACAAAGTGGCAAAGATGCTCTACAAGAAAGTGCATAAAGCTGAGGAAGTGAAGGACTTGGATTTTTATGCTTTCTCCTACTACTATGACTGTGCAGCAGAGGTTGGTCTCATAG ataaagaaaagggaggaagCTTAACTGTCAACGATTTTGAAGTTGCAGCTAAATATG taTGCAAGACCATGGAAATCAGCCCTGGAAGTAGCCCTTTCCTCTGCATGGACCTCACATACAtcaccttccttctgcaagaACTGGGCTTCCCAAAGACCCAAGTCTTTAAG cttgccCGGAAAATCAACAATGTTGAGACAAGCTGGGCATTGGGAGCCACCTTTCATTACATTGACTCACTCAATAGACTGCAGTACTAA
- the ENTPD6 gene encoding ectonucleoside triphosphate diphosphohydrolase 6, translating into MEAMKISKRFFAFGILACIAFYVAYIKWHLDSKPLVGATEGIAESTGDKLSRQALAADPSVFYGIMFDAGSTGTRIHIFKFTQQPKETPRLTHETFKALKPGLSAYADDVEKSGQGIRELLEVAKKEVPMELWKFTPLVLKATAGLRLLPGEKAQKLLDKVKEIFQASPFFVRDNCVSIMNGTDEGSLDDTQKRSVGMLDLGGGSTQITFLPRTEATLQTSPAGHTTSFQMFNSTYKLYSYSYLGLGLMSARLAILGGVEGKPLGEGEELISPCLPPGFKSEWQHAEIVYKIKGQKAGEPLYESCSNKVAKMLYKKVHKAEEVKDLDFYAFSYYYDCAAEVGLIDKEKGGSLTVNDFEVAAKYVCKTMEISPGSSPFLCMDLTYITFLLQELGFPKTQVFKLARKINNVETSWALGATFHYIDSLNRLQY; encoded by the exons ATGGAAGCCATGAAGATATCAAAGCGGTTCTTTGCGTTTGGGATTTTGGCGTGCATAGCGTTTTATGTCGCATACATAAAGTGGCACTTGGATTCCAAACCGCTTGTGGGAGCGACAGAAGGAATTGCTGAAAGCACTGGAGACAAACTGAGCCGTCAGGCGCTGGCCGCAGATCCCTCGGTGTTTTATGGCATCATGTTTGATGCGGGAAGCACAGGAACTCGCAtccatatttttaaattcacacAGCAGCCAAAAG AGACTCCCAGGTTAACCCATGAGACGTTTAAGGCGCTGAAGCCAGGTCTGTCTGCATACGCTGATGATGTCGAAaag AGTGGACAAGGAATAAGAGAGCTCCTGGAGGTGGCGAAGAAGGAAGTTCCTATGGAACTGTGGAAGTTTACTCCTCTGGTCCTGAAAGCTACAGCTGGCCTGCGATTGCTGCCAGGAGAAAAGGCTCAGAAATTGCTGGATAAG GTGAAGGAGATTTTTCAGGCTTCCCCCTTCTTCGTGAGGGACAACTGTGTGTCGATAATGAATGGAACTGATGAAG GTAGCTTAGATGATACGCAGAAGAGAAGTGTAGGAATGCTGGATTTGGGTGGTGGATCCACGCAGATCACCTTCCTCCCACGCACTGAG GCAACTCTCCAGACATCACCAGCTGGCCATACAACTTCATTTCAGATGTTCAACAGCACATACAAGCTGTATTCCTACAG tTACCTGGGACTTGGGCTGATGTCAGCAAGGCTCGCCATTTTAGGAGGAGTTGAAGGAAAACCCT TAGGAGAAGGTGAGGAACTGATCAGCCCTTGTTTACCACCTGGCTTCAAATCTGAGTGGCAGCATGCTGAGATAGTGTACAAAATTAAAGGACAGAAGGCAG GTGAGCCTCTGTATGAGTCTTGTTCTAACAAAGTGGCAAAGATGCTCTACAAGAAAGTGCATAAAGCTGAGGAAGTGAAGGACTTGGATTTTTATGCTTTCTCCTACTACTATGACTGTGCAGCAGAGGTTGGTCTCATAG ataaagaaaagggaggaagCTTAACTGTCAACGATTTTGAAGTTGCAGCTAAATATG taTGCAAGACCATGGAAATCAGCCCTGGAAGTAGCCCTTTCCTCTGCATGGACCTCACATACAtcaccttccttctgcaagaACTGGGCTTCCCAAAGACCCAAGTCTTTAAG cttgccCGGAAAATCAACAATGTTGAGACAAGCTGGGCATTGGGAGCCACCTTTCATTACATTGACTCACTCAATAGACTGCAGTACTAA